A single region of the Novosphingobium sp. genome encodes:
- a CDS encoding tetratricopeptide repeat protein, with protein sequence MSLQATMSKARKAAQRGDTAEAERLYGSVLARFPGNVRARQGIDQLRSVPQQPSLPQSDVERLVALYRSGALAETAALAKALSGRHPTSALCLNMLGAANIGLGQFEEARAAYARAAELDPGNAELHSNHAIALGGLDRLDEAVAAFARALVLRPDYVEAHFNLGNALRKQQKIEPAIASYERAVAVRPDFAGAWNNLGSAYQQQNRATDALDAYRRAVAIQPDFAGAWNNLGYAYQQQHRSEDALDAYGRALAIQPSFPDALHNLGNLMVDYRNWPGAIDAFRLALELDPERNAVRVQHLFARANICDFSAYDDYAALRSEGAFAGARDVEPFPLLVFEDDPARQLAMSRAWVGDAGQEASPVHRDASAPGARLRIGYFSADFHEHATLYLMSGLLREHDRDRFEIVVYSYGPASDGPHRARLMREVERFVDVSGLSDQAIVDLARGDALDIAVDLKGHTQHTRSRIFARRMAPLQISHVGYPGSLGASYIDYLVADPVVIPVEEQEHYSEKIIRLAGSYQPNDQQRAIAATRTTRADFGLPADDFVFCCFNHNYKIGPREFDVWMRLLTGVQGSVLWLLRSNDWAEANLRREAEARGVDPARLIFAETLPHAEHLARLRHADLFLDTFNVNAHTTASDALWGGLPVLTRAGRPFAARVGASLVTAVGLPELVTDSDADYEARALQLASQPALLAELRARLAANRLTHPLFDTKGYTHRLEAAYQAAHARRLAGHPPEHLDIA encoded by the coding sequence ATGAGCCTTCAAGCGACGATGTCCAAGGCGCGCAAGGCCGCTCAGCGCGGCGACACCGCCGAAGCGGAACGGCTTTACGGTTCGGTGCTGGCTCGCTTTCCCGGCAATGTGCGGGCGCGCCAGGGTATCGACCAACTGCGTTCGGTGCCGCAGCAGCCTTCCTTGCCGCAATCCGACGTCGAACGCCTGGTCGCTCTTTACCGCAGCGGAGCGCTGGCCGAAACTGCGGCCCTGGCCAAGGCGCTGAGCGGGCGGCATCCCACATCGGCGCTGTGTCTCAACATGCTGGGCGCGGCGAATATCGGGCTCGGGCAGTTTGAAGAGGCTCGGGCCGCCTATGCCCGCGCGGCCGAACTCGATCCCGGCAATGCCGAGCTTCACAGCAATCACGCCATTGCGCTGGGCGGTCTGGACCGGCTCGACGAGGCTGTCGCTGCTTTTGCGCGCGCGCTCGTCCTTCGTCCGGACTATGTCGAGGCGCATTTCAACCTCGGCAATGCGCTGCGCAAGCAGCAGAAGATCGAGCCGGCGATCGCCAGCTATGAGCGCGCGGTGGCGGTCCGGCCCGATTTTGCCGGGGCCTGGAACAATCTGGGCTCCGCCTATCAGCAGCAGAACCGGGCCACGGATGCGCTAGACGCCTATCGCCGGGCGGTGGCGATCCAGCCCGATTTCGCCGGAGCCTGGAACAATCTGGGATATGCCTATCAACAGCAGCATCGGTCCGAGGATGCGCTGGACGCTTATGGCCGGGCGCTGGCGATCCAGCCGAGCTTTCCCGACGCGCTGCACAATCTCGGCAATCTGATGGTGGACTATCGCAACTGGCCGGGCGCCATCGATGCCTTCCGACTGGCGCTGGAGCTTGACCCGGAGCGCAACGCGGTGCGCGTGCAGCATCTTTTTGCCCGCGCCAACATCTGCGACTTTTCCGCCTATGACGATTACGCTGCCCTGCGCAGCGAGGGAGCCTTTGCCGGGGCCAGGGATGTGGAACCGTTTCCGCTGCTGGTGTTCGAGGACGACCCGGCTCGCCAGCTTGCCATGTCGCGCGCCTGGGTTGGCGATGCGGGGCAGGAGGCATCACCGGTCCATCGGGATGCGTCAGCTCCCGGTGCGCGCCTTCGCATCGGTTATTTTTCGGCCGACTTTCATGAGCATGCGACGCTGTATCTGATGTCGGGCCTCTTGCGCGAACATGACCGCGACCGTTTCGAGATTGTCGTCTACAGCTATGGCCCTGCCTCCGACGGCCCGCATCGCGCGCGGCTGATGCGCGAGGTCGAGCGCTTCGTCGATGTGAGCGGGCTGTCCGATCAGGCCATCGTCGACCTCGCGCGCGGCGATGCCCTGGACATCGCCGTGGATCTGAAGGGCCATACCCAGCATACGCGCTCGCGCATCTTTGCCCGGCGCATGGCGCCCTTGCAGATCAGCCATGTCGGCTATCCGGGGTCGCTGGGCGCCAGTTATATCGACTATCTCGTTGCGGATCCGGTGGTCATTCCTGTTGAAGAGCAGGAGCATTACAGCGAAAAGATCATCCGCCTTGCCGGCAGTTATCAGCCCAACGATCAACAGCGGGCCATTGCCGCGACAAGGACAACGCGCGCGGATTTCGGCCTGCCCGCGGATGATTTTGTGTTCTGCTGCTTCAACCACAACTACAAGATCGGGCCGCGCGAATTCGACGTCTGGATGCGACTGCTGACGGGAGTCCAGGGCAGCGTCCTGTGGCTGCTGCGCTCGAACGATTGGGCCGAGGCGAACCTGCGCCGCGAAGCCGAGGCGCGTGGCGTCGATCCCGCCCGGCTGATCTTCGCCGAAACGCTGCCGCATGCCGAGCATCTGGCAAGGTTGCGGCATGCCGATCTGTTTCTCGACACCTTCAACGTCAACGCCCACACCACGGCGAGCGACGCGCTGTGGGGCGGGCTGCCGGTGCTCACGCGGGCCGGGCGCCCGTTCGCCGCGCGTGTCGGCGCCAGCCTGGTCACCGCCGTCGGCCTGCCTGAACTGGTCACCGACAGCGACGCCGATTATGAGGCCCGCGCGTTGCAACTCGCGTCTCAGCCCGCGCTGCTGGCCGAACTGCGCGCGCGCCTGGCAGCAAACCGGCTGACCCATCCCCTGTTCGATACGAAGGGCTATACCCATCGTCTCGAGGCAGCCTATCAGGCGGCACACGCGCGGCGGCTGGCCGGGCATCCCCCGGAGCATCTCGATATCGCGTGA
- a CDS encoding EAL domain-containing protein, whose translation MDLSNAPSRASQEAARLAALRDVDILDTPGEKAFDDIIRLAANALSAACAAISLIDEDRQWFKARHGFDMLETPRDVSFCTHAVAARQVLIVPDASLDARFRDNPFVTCEGGVRFYAGFPLMLRSGHCLGTLCVSDPQPRSGLTPTQHETLRDLALLTSDLIEARQLRRMGDVAVRLVDRMAEAVVVVDGTGHVSYANPGAEALFGLSAGEIIGRDMGAIFASGSRHGPLLPQALAAIDKGVPLMLEGQHADGGTLPIALTLVAHEDGQGRPGFAAILRDNRLRPEGQQGEGHAPSHAFLSSIVTNLPAMLYVKDAQTRHYVMINRVGEALLGDLPEPERRSLRDQGAKIFEREVVRRDGETRHLRSIQMLIDGPDRPDQFILGVTEDVTQSKRNEAEALRLAHHDSLTGLHNRASFTGRLHEMVRDAQAFALLSIDLDRFKAINDQFGHPAGDAVLQQVGAGLQSLMKETDWAARIGGDEFIVMLTGEHLRERAEAMACGIILCMGQPFVTERGVAHTGASVGVVLSPEDGITTKQLRENVDLALYRSKRHGGVCFFNAEMDAAARDRRRLEKDLRAAIDAGELTLAYQPVFAADTLRITSVEALARWTHPERGPISADTFIPIAEESGMIDRLGEQLLHQACRQAQQWPEPLRVAVNLSPLQFISGQLPRTVGEALEVSGLNPDRLQLEVTEGLVIRDVERTFRQLEDLRALGIQVLIDDFGVGYSSLSYFQRFRFDKVKIDKSFISDIATSPVARGIIQAVVGLGQQLGMGVVAEGVETEKQAEILKLCGCTHLQGYLFSRPLPEESLMLMLESRGSPAVRPAPAPPETAATGR comes from the coding sequence ATGGATCTGTCGAATGCCCCCTCCCGCGCATCTCAGGAAGCGGCGCGACTGGCCGCCTTGCGCGATGTCGATATCCTCGACACGCCGGGCGAGAAGGCTTTCGACGACATCATCCGCCTTGCCGCCAATGCGCTGTCGGCCGCATGCGCTGCCATCAGCCTGATCGATGAGGATCGGCAATGGTTCAAGGCGCGCCATGGCTTCGATATGCTGGAAACGCCGCGCGACGTGTCCTTCTGCACCCATGCGGTGGCCGCGCGCCAGGTGTTGATCGTGCCCGATGCAAGCCTTGATGCTCGTTTCCGCGACAATCCCTTCGTCACCTGCGAGGGCGGGGTCCGCTTCTATGCCGGTTTCCCGCTGATGCTGCGGTCGGGCCATTGTCTGGGCACGCTTTGCGTGTCCGATCCGCAGCCGCGTAGCGGCCTGACCCCGACCCAGCATGAGACGCTGCGCGATCTGGCGCTGCTGACCAGCGATTTGATCGAGGCGCGGCAGTTGCGTCGCATGGGTGACGTCGCGGTCAGGCTGGTCGATCGGATGGCCGAGGCGGTCGTCGTGGTCGATGGCACGGGACATGTCAGCTATGCGAACCCCGGCGCCGAGGCGCTGTTCGGCCTGAGCGCAGGGGAGATCATCGGGCGCGACATGGGCGCCATCTTCGCATCGGGCAGCAGGCACGGCCCCCTTCTGCCTCAGGCCCTCGCGGCGATCGACAAAGGCGTGCCGCTGATGCTGGAGGGGCAGCATGCCGATGGCGGCACCTTGCCCATCGCGCTGACGCTGGTCGCCCATGAGGACGGGCAGGGCAGGCCGGGCTTTGCCGCCATTCTGCGCGACAATCGGTTGCGGCCCGAGGGGCAACAGGGGGAAGGGCATGCGCCATCCCATGCCTTTCTCAGTTCCATCGTCACCAATCTGCCCGCGATGCTCTATGTGAAGGATGCGCAGACCCGGCATTATGTGATGATCAATCGCGTGGGAGAGGCGCTGCTCGGTGACTTGCCCGAGCCCGAGAGGCGCAGTCTGCGCGATCAGGGCGCGAAGATTTTCGAGCGCGAAGTGGTCCGTCGCGATGGCGAGACACGCCATTTGCGCAGCATCCAGATGCTGATCGACGGCCCCGACCGTCCGGATCAGTTCATTCTGGGCGTGACCGAGGATGTCACCCAGAGCAAAAGGAACGAGGCCGAGGCCCTGCGTCTGGCCCACCACGATTCCCTGACCGGCCTCCACAACCGTGCCAGCTTCACCGGGCGGCTTCACGAAATGGTGCGTGACGCGCAGGCCTTCGCGCTGCTCAGCATCGACCTCGACCGCTTCAAGGCCATCAACGACCAGTTCGGCCATCCTGCCGGAGATGCCGTTCTGCAGCAGGTGGGCGCGGGCCTGCAATCGCTGATGAAGGAGACCGACTGGGCCGCCCGCATCGGCGGCGACGAATTCATCGTCATGCTCACCGGCGAGCATCTGCGCGAACGCGCCGAAGCCATGGCTTGCGGGATCATCCTGTGCATGGGGCAGCCCTTCGTCACCGAGCGCGGCGTGGCGCATACGGGCGCCTCGGTCGGCGTGGTGCTCTCGCCCGAGGACGGCATCACCACCAAGCAGTTGCGCGAGAATGTCGATCTGGCGCTCTACCGTTCCAAGCGGCACGGGGGCGTGTGCTTTTTCAACGCGGAGATGGATGCGGCGGCGCGTGACCGGCGGCGGCTGGAAAAGGATCTGCGCGCGGCGATCGATGCCGGCGAGCTGACCCTTGCCTATCAGCCGGTCTTTGCCGCCGACACTTTGCGCATCACCAGCGTGGAGGCGCTGGCCCGCTGGACCCATCCCGAACGGGGCCCGATCAGCGCCGACACCTTCATCCCGATCGCCGAGGAAAGCGGCATGATCGACCGGCTGGGGGAACAATTGCTGCATCAGGCCTGCCGACAGGCGCAGCAATGGCCCGAGCCTCTGCGCGTGGCGGTCAATCTCTCGCCGCTGCAGTTCATCTCGGGGCAATTGCCGCGCACCGTGGGCGAGGCGCTGGAGGTTTCGGGCCTCAACCCCGACCGGCTGCAACTGGAAGTGACCGAGGGGCTGGTCATCCGCGATGTCGAGCGCACCTTCCGCCAGTTGGAAGATCTGCGCGCGCTGGGCATTCAGGTGCTGATCGACGATTTCGGGGTGGGCTATTCCTCGCTCAGCTATTTCCAGCGCTTCCGCTTCGACAAGGTGAAGATCGACAAGAGCTTCATCAGCGATATCGCCACCTCGCCGGTGGCCCGCGGGATCATTCAGGCCGTTGTGGGCCTTGGCCAGCAATTGGGCATGGGGGTGGTGGCCGAAGGCGTCGAGACCGAAAAGCAGGCGGAGATCCTGAAGCTTTGCGGCTGTACCCATCTGCAGGGTTATCTGTTCAGCCGTCCTTTGCCCGAAGAAAGCCTGATGCTGATGCTGGAGAGCCGGGGATCACCCGCTGTCAGGCCAGCGCCCGCACCGCCAGAAACAGCAGCGACGGGCAGATAA
- the madL gene encoding malonate transporter subunit MadL, producing the protein MPMFGTALLALCTVLGVALGEVLGALLHVKANVGGVGLAMLLLLAARQMLARRGWLSPGLRLGVEFWAYLYIPIVVAMAAQQNVRAALSGGPMVVLAGAGAVAICFALVGLLGRLARHD; encoded by the coding sequence ATGCCGATGTTCGGAACGGCGCTGCTGGCGCTGTGCACGGTGCTGGGTGTGGCGCTGGGGGAGGTGCTGGGCGCCTTGCTGCATGTGAAGGCTAATGTCGGCGGGGTGGGTCTGGCGATGCTGCTGTTGCTGGCGGCGCGGCAGATGCTGGCGCGGCGGGGCTGGCTGTCGCCCGGCCTGCGTCTGGGCGTGGAGTTCTGGGCGTACCTCTACATTCCCATCGTGGTCGCCATGGCGGCGCAGCAGAATGTGCGCGCGGCGCTGAGCGGCGGCCCGATGGTGGTGCTGGCCGGGGCGGGCGCGGTGGCGATCTGCTTCGCGCTGGTCGGCCTGCTGGGGAGGCTGGCGCGCCATGATTGA
- the madM gene encoding malonate transporter subunit MadM — MIEVRGAEIWNRLASDQALILAFVAVGAIMGVSVLLSRGLTRGRIHASAIAILGALLLAWIGGELTGGKKGLADVSGLGGLALLGGAMLRDFTIVATAFEVDVGEARKAGWLGVIALALGTLVPFVLGVGIAWGFGYRDAVSLTTLGAGTVTYIVGPVTGAALGASSPVIALSIATGVLKAVLVMIATPFVARLIGLDNPRSAMVFGGLMGTVSGVSGGLAATDERLVPYGALTATFHTGIGCLICPSLLFLAVRALA, encoded by the coding sequence ATGATTGAGGTCCGGGGGGCCGAGATCTGGAACCGGCTGGCCAGCGATCAGGCGCTGATCCTGGCCTTTGTCGCGGTGGGCGCGATCATGGGCGTGTCCGTTCTCCTCTCGCGCGGGCTGACGCGCGGGCGCATCCATGCCAGCGCCATCGCCATTCTGGGCGCGCTGCTGCTGGCATGGATCGGCGGGGAGCTGACCGGCGGCAAGAAAGGGCTGGCCGATGTGTCCGGCCTTGGCGGGCTGGCGCTGCTGGGCGGTGCGATGCTGCGCGATTTCACCATCGTCGCCACCGCTTTCGAGGTCGATGTGGGTGAGGCGCGCAAGGCCGGATGGCTGGGCGTGATCGCTCTGGCGCTGGGCACGCTGGTGCCTTTCGTGCTGGGCGTGGGGATCGCCTGGGGCTTTGGCTATCGCGATGCCGTCTCGCTCACCACGCTGGGCGCCGGGACGGTGACCTATATCGTCGGGCCGGTGACGGGGGCGGCCCTGGGCGCATCCTCTCCGGTGATCGCTTTGTCGATCGCGACCGGCGTGCTCAAGGCGGTGCTGGTGATGATCGCCACGCCTTTCGTGGCGCGGCTGATCGGGCTGGACAATCCGCGCAGCGCCATGGTCTTCGGCGGGTTGATGGGCACGGTCAGCGGCGTGAGCGGAGGCCTTGCCGCCACGGACGAGCGGCTGGTGCCCTATGGCGCGCTGACGGCGACCTTTCACACCGGGATCGGCTGCCTTATCTGCCCGTCGCTGCTGTTTCTGGCGGTGCGGGCGCTGGCCTGA
- a CDS encoding response regulator yields the protein MPQFELDLIEASERLAAARSLDDVVDVLRQTARAVAGAMGIAVIIREEGRCFYAAEDAITPLWAGNRFDEASCVSGWAMQHLQTVEIPDVFDDDRVPKDAYAPTFVRSMVMVPIGKPRAVAALGAYWSQTGRQSPETVRRLENLARLATVAVENARLLGELKDSARQHSMMVAAGRMGLWSFDIASGVLDTSAMCRSNFGRDPDLPFSYADLHAAIHAEDKARVQEAIAKSIATGSDYDIEYRLITPSGETRWIEIRARPSYGPNGAPLVLSGLSIDVTARKRMEAALQTSAATLEHLVIERTRELVTAQEALRQAQKLDAMGQLTGGVAHDFNNLLAPIIGGLDLLQRRNVGGEREQRIIAGALQSADRARLLVQRLLAFARRQPLRVEPIDIAALIAGMDELLVATLGPQVVISRDIAENLPLARADLHQVEMALLNLSVNSRDAMPDGGSLILSAQLRVIGAGQQQAISSGSYVVITVTDTGSGMDAETRTRAIEPFYSTKGIGKGTGLGLSMAHGLASQLGGALTIESEIGKGTAVSLWLPTSEEILAQASTPAPALPVMTGRALLVDDEALVRESIADMLGELGFAVTEASSASQALAFLRQSEAVDVVITDHLMPHMTGVELGRAIGREWPGLPVLLVSGYSDDHGLDAALPRLEKPFRHADLAARLESLLPMLSAPR from the coding sequence ATGCCTCAGTTTGAGCTTGACCTCATAGAGGCAAGCGAACGGCTTGCCGCCGCCCGATCGCTCGACGATGTGGTCGATGTCCTGAGACAAACCGCCAGAGCGGTGGCCGGGGCCATGGGGATCGCCGTCATCATCCGCGAGGAAGGCCGGTGCTTCTACGCCGCCGAGGATGCCATCACGCCGCTCTGGGCCGGCAACCGGTTCGACGAGGCGAGCTGCGTCTCGGGCTGGGCGATGCAGCATCTGCAGACGGTCGAGATTCCCGACGTGTTCGATGATGACCGGGTGCCCAAGGATGCCTATGCGCCGACCTTCGTGCGCAGCATGGTGATGGTGCCCATCGGCAAGCCGCGCGCGGTGGCGGCGCTGGGCGCCTATTGGTCGCAGACCGGTCGTCAGAGCCCCGAAACGGTGCGGCGGCTGGAGAACCTGGCCCGCCTCGCCACCGTCGCCGTCGAGAACGCGAGGCTGCTGGGCGAGCTGAAGGACAGTGCCCGCCAGCACAGCATGATGGTCGCCGCCGGGCGCATGGGCCTGTGGTCCTTCGACATCGCCTCGGGCGTGCTGGACACCTCGGCCATGTGCCGCAGCAACTTCGGCCGCGATCCCGATCTGCCCTTCAGCTATGCCGACCTCCATGCCGCGATCCATGCCGAGGACAAGGCACGGGTGCAGGAGGCAATCGCCAAAAGCATCGCCACCGGCAGCGATTACGACATCGAGTACCGGCTGATCACCCCCTCGGGCGAAACCCGCTGGATCGAGATCCGGGCCCGGCCCAGCTACGGCCCCAATGGGGCGCCGCTTGTGCTCAGCGGGCTGTCGATCGATGTCACCGCGCGCAAGAGGATGGAGGCGGCGCTGCAGACCTCCGCCGCGACGCTGGAACATCTGGTCATCGAAAGAACGCGCGAGCTGGTCACCGCGCAGGAGGCCCTGCGTCAGGCGCAAAAGCTGGACGCCATGGGGCAGCTTACCGGCGGCGTGGCGCATGATTTCAACAATCTTCTGGCGCCGATCATCGGCGGGCTGGATCTGCTCCAGCGCCGCAATGTCGGCGGCGAGCGCGAGCAGCGCATCATCGCCGGGGCGCTGCAATCGGCGGACCGTGCCCGCCTGCTGGTGCAGCGCCTGCTGGCTTTCGCGCGGCGCCAGCCGCTCAGGGTGGAACCGATTGATATCGCCGCGCTGATCGCCGGCATGGATGAGCTGCTGGTGGCCACACTCGGGCCGCAGGTGGTGATCAGCCGCGACATTGCCGAGAACCTTCCGCTGGCCCGCGCCGATCTGCATCAGGTCGAAATGGCGCTGCTGAACCTTTCGGTGAACTCACGCGATGCCATGCCCGACGGCGGCTCGCTGATCCTTTCCGCGCAGCTTCGGGTGATCGGTGCCGGCCAGCAGCAGGCGATCAGCTCCGGCAGCTATGTGGTGATCACCGTGACCGACACCGGCTCGGGCATGGATGCGGAAACCAGAACCCGCGCGATCGAGCCCTTCTACTCCACCAAGGGCATCGGCAAGGGCACCGGGCTGGGCCTGTCGATGGCGCATGGGCTGGCCTCGCAACTGGGCGGCGCGCTGACCATCGAGAGCGAGATCGGCAAGGGCACCGCCGTCAGCCTGTGGCTGCCGACCAGCGAGGAAATACTAGCGCAAGCCTCCACCCCCGCCCCCGCTCTGCCGGTGATGACCGGCCGCGCGCTGCTGGTCGACGATGAGGCGCTGGTCCGCGAAAGCATCGCCGACATGCTGGGCGAGCTGGGCTTTGCCGTGACCGAGGCGTCCTCGGCATCGCAGGCGCTGGCCTTCCTGCGGCAAAGCGAGGCGGTCGATGTGGTGATCACCGATCATCTGATGCCGCACATGACCGGCGTCGAGCTGGGCCGCGCGATTGGCCGGGAATGGCCGGGGCTGCCGGTTCTGCTGGTTTCGGGCTATTCCGATGACCATGGGCTCGACGCGGCGCTGCCCCGGCTGGAAAAGCCCTTCCGTCATGCCGATCTGGCCGCGCGGCTGGAGAGCCTGCTGCCCATGCTGTCCGCGCCGCGCTGA
- a CDS encoding GntR family transcriptional regulator, producing the protein MTDAGASSALLLSERIRVALADEITTGMLAPGLSLDEQQIGDRFGASRTPVREAFRQLASAGLIEMRPRRGAIVAAMTPERIVDMFEMSAEMEAMCVRLATYRMNPIERSRLRRLHEDSEAMVAAGDIDAYDQLNWRFHRAIYEGTHNSFIAEQATALRDRMAAFRRTQLREEGRPERSRAEHGALLDAIMRGDGEEAAKRMRAHMFNASSAMERLVTTMREERDANT; encoded by the coding sequence ATGACCGATGCCGGTGCGTCCAGCGCCCTTCTCCTGTCCGAACGCATCCGCGTGGCGCTGGCCGACGAGATCACCACCGGCATGCTCGCCCCCGGCCTTTCGCTGGATGAGCAGCAGATCGGCGACCGCTTCGGCGCCTCGCGCACGCCGGTGCGTGAGGCTTTCCGGCAACTGGCCTCGGCGGGGCTGATCGAGATGCGGCCCCGGCGCGGCGCCATCGTGGCGGCCATGACGCCCGAACGCATCGTCGACATGTTCGAGATGAGTGCCGAGATGGAAGCGATGTGCGTGCGCCTCGCCACCTATCGCATGAACCCCATCGAGCGCAGCCGGTTGCGACGCCTGCATGAGGACTCCGAGGCGATGGTCGCGGCCGGCGATATCGACGCCTATGACCAGCTCAACTGGCGCTTCCACCGCGCCATTTACGAGGGCACGCACAACAGCTTCATCGCCGAGCAGGCCACCGCCCTGCGCGACCGCATGGCCGCCTTCCGCCGCACCCAATTGCGCGAGGAGGGCCGCCCGGAACGCTCCCGCGCGGAACATGGCGCCCTGCTCGACGCCATCATGCGCGGCGATGGCGAGGAAGCGGCCAAGCGGATGCGCGCCCATATGTTCAACGCTTCCAGCGCGATGGAGCGGCTGGTGACCACCATGCGCGAGGAGCGTGACGCAAACACTTGA
- a CDS encoding OmpA family protein: MKKLILAAALATAASGTIAHADDHGPYVTVEGGAVKNERADIRNPGGYARSDRFNYGWEAGGAIGYDFGRFRLEAEGFHYEASMKSSARPSGLYTKDGGTLAGQSNGTAYMFNVLFGVGHWGGAKFYAGGGAGYASIRLHENEPGLTPINDGDKGYAWQAIAGVTMPLSHNIDLGVKYRYFRPDGTDLYTNANGVVHQTSLRTHSLLATLTYNFGRSAAEPAPPPPPPPPPPPPPPPPPPPPPPPPAPVCNKGPYIVFFDWDKSDVTAQAATILDSAIQAYGNCGTAAITLAGYTDRSGTPKYNLGLSARRNASVRAYLTAHGVADGTISSTAYGEANPRVPTADGVRELQNRRVEITYGPGSGN, encoded by the coding sequence ATGAAAAAACTCATTTTGGCCGCTGCCCTGGCGACCGCAGCATCAGGGACCATCGCTCACGCCGACGATCACGGCCCCTATGTCACCGTCGAGGGCGGTGCCGTGAAGAACGAGCGTGCCGACATCCGCAATCCGGGCGGCTATGCCCGGTCCGACCGGTTCAACTATGGCTGGGAAGCCGGTGGTGCCATCGGTTATGATTTCGGCAGGTTCCGTCTGGAAGCGGAAGGCTTCCACTACGAAGCCAGCATGAAGTCCTCGGCACGCCCCTCGGGCCTCTATACCAAGGATGGCGGCACTCTGGCGGGCCAGAGCAACGGCACGGCCTATATGTTCAACGTGCTGTTCGGTGTCGGCCATTGGGGCGGCGCGAAGTTCTATGCCGGTGGTGGCGCGGGCTATGCCTCGATCCGCCTGCATGAGAATGAGCCGGGTCTCACGCCGATCAATGATGGCGACAAGGGCTATGCCTGGCAGGCCATCGCGGGCGTGACCATGCCGCTGAGCCACAACATCGATCTTGGTGTGAAGTATCGCTACTTCCGCCCGGATGGCACCGATCTCTACACCAATGCCAATGGTGTGGTGCATCAGACCTCGCTGCGCACCCACTCGCTGCTGGCGACGCTGACCTACAACTTCGGCCGCTCCGCCGCCGAGCCGGCTCCCCCGCCGCCTCCGCCGCCCCCGCCGCCGCCTCCCCCGCCGCCGCCCCCTCCGCCCCCGCCGCCTCCCCCGGCTCCGGTGTGCAACAAGGGCCCCTACATCGTGTTCTTCGACTGGGATAAGTCGGACGTCACGGCGCAGGCCGCCACCATTCTGGACAGCGCGATCCAGGCCTATGGCAATTGCGGTACGGCTGCGATCACCCTGGCCGGTTACACCGACCGCTCGGGCACGCCCAAGTACAATCTGGGTCTGTCGGCCCGTCGTAACGCCTCGGTGCGTGCTTACCTCACCGCGCATGGCGTGGCTGACGGCACCATCTCGAGCACCGCTTACGGCGAAGCCAACCCCCGCGTTCCCACCGCCGACGGCGTGCGCGAACTGCAGAACCGTCGCGTGGAAATCACCTACGGTCCGGGTTCGGGCAACTAA